Genomic segment of Synchiropus splendidus isolate RoL2022-P1 chromosome 4, RoL_Sspl_1.0, whole genome shotgun sequence:
AAGTCACCTTGTAGCCAGCCTCCTCCAAATCATCAAAGAGGTGCGAGTGCCTCTTAAAGGCACTGGGGGAAACATCGATTCTCCTGCGGGAAACCAAGCAGAAACACACATTAAGTGAAGTCACAGCAGACATTTACAGCAACCCCCTTGAAGTATGTAGATAGAAGAGAGCAGGTTTGAGCTCATACAACTGTCATTACGGTAACACCCAGTACTTGAGCAGTAGGACTTCACAAACAGTCATCTGCACGACTGACCAGTCCAACAATCCCAGAACAAATCAGTCAAAATTACAAAAATGGTTTCCGAGACAGAAGAGAAAGATGATGTAGGGCATGTGCAGGCATGCCGGAGGCCAACGCCGCTGCCGTTATGAGTTTAATAagagggaggagatgaagagagtGTGGATGGAAAACAAGTTTGGTTAGGAAGCGTAACACTAATTGAGTGAgaaaatactcttttttttccagttcttcGGGCAGCATTGTACATTTTGGACACAGAAAAAGGGGTAAGACCACCCGGCTGCACAGGCCAGACCACAACACACGAGCAAACCTCAAGCAGATTGTGCTCAAATGTATTGCTTTATCACTATCAGTAGACCTGGCTaaaagcatgactcagcttCTTAGCAACAGTATTTTCCACCTGCTGAACCTGCTGCAGTGTACAGGAGAGTTGGACAATCACATCACTCAAAACCTTTTCTAAACACAgtctaaacacaaaaaaaaaaaatcagaataagCCCAGGCCTCATATTTATAATTGTTGTATGCGTCCCAACACTCACGGCACAACTTAACAGAAACTTGGCGTGTGACAGTGACGTACCTGTGGATTTCCGGACTCTTCCTTGGCGCCATTTTTTCTGCCTCTGCAGCTTTTTTTTGGTACATCGCAAAGCGCTCACTAAAAGTTATGTCTCTAGAAACGTGTTGAGCtgcaaggaagaaaaaaagagacgtTATTCTGTTAATGTTGACGACacaccagctgcagcagtgatgtgaAGACAGGTCAGCTGGGTTTGTCGTTCATGAGGAGCTCTTCGGCTGGGTACCTCTGACGTAATGCAAAATAGACACCACGTGCTGAGCAAAGAGCTCTGAGGGGCTGCGACAGAGCTGGGCGGTCTTAATGTGTTGGAAAATGGAGCGAAACTCTGGATCTTTCTGGAGAGGATTGACCACATCCTGGGACAGGAAGTGATCTTTGGACAGAGAGATGCTGCAAGAGGAGAACAAGAGAGTTAGACACAATATTTCTAATATTATGTTACGTTGCAATGTGACGCACCTGGACATTTCATCCAGCGAGCTAACTTTCCGTTCAAAGTCTTCCCTTGAAGAAGTCAGGCGTTTCGGGGGAGACTCCTTGCTGGATGCATAGGCACTGGGGAAGAGAGCCCGGTCCTTTGAGCGTGATGTTGAAGGAGGGGAGAGGCTCCTTTtggccttctccttctcctttttctccttcttcttggacTTCTCCTTCTTGGGGTGTTTACGAGTGCGATACTGCTCATCCTCAGCATGATCTGAGACCTCTTCGTCTTCATCCCGCCTGCTTTTGGATTTCACTGATGGGTAAGATGTGGAATAGCTCGGCTCATCTCCCCATTTCCCAAAAATGTCCCGTGGCGTCACACCGGCCTTAATCTCGCCTTCTTCCTCCAGGTCCCCATCCTTCAGCCCATGAGACTTGAGGAACTCCTCTTCCTCAGGGTCAAAGAAGGGCAGGGTCTTGTCTTCCTTGGAGTCAGAGAGGCAAGATACCGAGATGCTGAACATGTCCCCAGACTTGGTCGACTTGTCCTTTTCTCGGTCGACCTTCTGGTCTTTCTCACGGCTGCTTTCCTTGTCGGCTGCCTGCTTTGATCCTTTATTCTCAGACATATACCTGAAACAGACCACAAGACATTTGGTTTTTGGAGATTCTGTTCACAAAATAAACAgtttcaaactgatgaaatttAATGACAAATAAGCAGTATATCAGCCACTCCCACAAAAAGCAAggaaaaaatactttttcagGGCAGCAGAGACCCGGGACTGGCCACCGGAGGACGCTTCATGCTCAGACTTGGTGGGACTGTCATCAGCAGGGGACGAGGTGCTTCCAACGGTCCTCCACATGGACCCTTTGCTGTCAGAGCCATGCTCGTCCTTCTTCACATCCCCTGGACTGGCACGCTTTGGACTGGCATCGTACTCTATCCACTTCCCTCCGGACGCCTTCTCGATGGTGATGCCGTCCGACTTTTTCATCTGCCCGTCCGGCTGCTTGTCTTTCGTATCCTTGCTCCTTTTGTTGCTGGGGCGTCGCGGGGAGGAAGACCGAGAATGAGAGCTTTTGCTGGAGCGCCTGGAGTGACCAGATGAGGAACGATCAGTGTGGCGAGAACGGCTGTGACTGCTTGAGCGCTTCCTTGGTGTGCGGGAGCGAGAGCGTCCTCTTCTGGGGCTGCCGTGGTCCTGGTCCCGACGGCGATCGTGCCACCCTCCTCTACCACCACCGTGCCAATTTGACTTGTAGCCATAGCCACCGCCGCCTCCTCTGTTCTGGTAATGACCACGTGCGTAGTAGCCACGGTTTCTTCCTCTATAATGGAACGGCCGACGGTAGCCGCGGTTGTAACCACGGAAGCTTCCCCTCTTGTTTTGATAGTCCCACGGAGGATGGCTCTTGTAGGACGGAGAGTGGGATCGTGAGCGGGAACGAGACCTGGAACTGGTCAAGGAGACATGAACCACAATAGATTAGAATTGTCAACAAACTCAAACTCGATTTGGTGGTGGGGGTGGAttagtttgttcatttttagcATGTATTTAGAGCCATATAGATAATTAACACTTATTTTAttgcactgaaaaaaacagtTCGACTACAGCTACCATCTTGGTCCAGCAGGTTTAATGCAAGTAAAATTGCAGCTATGAgccaatgttaaaaaaaataaataaaagttcaatAGTAATAATTCAAATGTATCAGTAGCTATGTGGAAGGTCGCAAGTTGAAGAGCCATGATCTGCATAAGGTAAATGCATATTTGTACACGAACAGAAGTTAGTCTTTAAGAACTCATTGTCACCTTTAGAAGTCATTATGATTAACGACCATATTCTTAAATATGAGAGAACATCCTGCATGTGTCACAAAAGACGTACATCTAAGATAACAGTCCATGACCTGAACTTGATCTGTGACAACACCCTGACAAACAACACATTCAATTACCAGGGTCAGTATATGGTGCATGGACTTCTTATCTTACCTGTAGTGGCGTTTCCTGGATCGCGATCTGGACTGACTCCGGGAGTGAGACCTGGAATAGGTCCTGGACTTTGACCGTGATTTGGAGCGGACCTTCACCGGGGAATCGGCAGCCTTCGACATCTTCTGCGCTATTCCAGGGAGACCCTGAAAAAATAGACTCCAGTCATTAGAAAACAAAGGTCCAAAAAAGACCAACAGTGAGACATTTCGAATCTACCTGTATAGCCTAGTAATGTCTCACCATGTCTGGCACGACAATAAACATTTGCCGCTATGAGTCAATGAGTCCTCTTTACACATTAACTAGGATTGTAAAGACATTTTCTTAGGTGACAACTGGGGCTTTAGAGCAAGTAGCACACAAGTAATCCATCATCAAGGCTCAGAAACGACCTGGTTAAGTCAAGACACCAAAACGTCGCTAACATGCACATAGCGACAGGTCGGGCAGAATCTAAGAATTGCAGCTGGCAGCTGGGCAGGATGAGCCAAGGAGATTCAAAGATGAACAACTCAGGCGCCATAATGCCTGAAAGCAGCTGtgatgcagaaaaaaatgtgacctcatcgaaaaaaaaaaaaaaaaaaaacaagttactTGAGTAGAAATAAAGATTTCGACACTTGTTTTTAAAACTAACAACACAGTAAGTACGATAAATGAGTCAGAGACCACTGAGAAAAAATAATTACAGATAGTTCAGACATCACTATCAAACCCAATAAAGTCTCAACCGAACAAAGCCAAGTAGTTATGGgtgattttctttcactttgatCCAAACAACCACTTAGTGATCAAATTGCCAAGTTCACCTCTATGGCTGCCTTAAACCAGAAAGTCAGGTTCTCACAATAATTCTGCCAGAATGATCCCCTGCACTGAGGATGTAGCTGCACCACAGACGGACTTAAAGTGATTAAGCGAGTGGGCTCTGTCCTAGGTTGCCCACTGAACTCCAAAGGAAAAGGTGACGGACAGAAGGAGGCTGGCCAAATTCAGGACAACACCTCCCATCCACTGCACCACGCGGTAGAGAAAGTGCGGGTCATTCCTGGGCACCAGACACTTCTGACCACCGCAATTGTGGGGAAAATACTTGCATGATTTCAATCTACATGTGTATATTAATTGATAGGTATTACACTCTCTTCTGCTGGTGACTGAGATATGTCCCCATTTTGGAACAAGTAAGGTCAACTTCAACCAGCGTTGCAAAGCGGGTATCAGCCAGAAAAGGCCTGACATGTCTTCTCAGATCAGTGGATATAAATTGTTGTGAGATTAAATCTAACATCAAATGTGAAGACAGGATGAGCATGTGATTTATGGATATCATTTACGGCAAATGAATACGGCGCTCATTCAGGATCTCCGTTCAGCCTGTTTGATGTTCCCAAAATAGAACGCCATTTGGTCACCTACCACTATGAGAAGGGCTATTGATATGAGACAAGGTTTAGACTAAACTTATCTTCTGATATCATctgcaacacagcagcagaaataGACCAGCATTAACAAGACCAGAAGCTCATTGAGCACACGGTTTTTACTTTCAAATGGTGACcgaagaggaaacaaaaaatcTCACATACattaataaattataaaatttcACAACATTTAGCTTGAATTCCTTATAGATATAACACACCGAAGTTTCGTGAATGAAAACaggttatattatttatttacatgcgTGACTTTGCTAAATATATAGGCTGCAGGGCAAAGGAttcgaataaaaaaaacaccaaaccaCGGAGATGAACTGAACTTTTGCGAATGAAATAGTTTAGTGCAAAGAAGTGTGCATGAGATCCGTTGATATTCTAGGCACGTTTCTTAAATCTTAAGACACGTTTCCTTGTACGAGCAGGAAAATAAGCAGCAGTTGTCCGCGACGTTCGAGCCGTGGTGTTAGCTAGCAAGTAGCTTCGACGCtagtacattaaaaaaatacaattacctGTTTTCACTTAGCAGGCGAAATTCGTCACAGTTTTCTGTCCGCAATAACGTCGAGTTGAGAAAGAACGACCTGGGGATTGTGTGTTGCAGCTCCGCTCCTTCCTGGTTCGCAGTTTCGAGCGAAAACGATGTTAGCAACCTCGGTGGCTAACTATCTTTAGCTGCGACTGAAGCGCTGCAGGACGGGTGAAATTCACTGAACAGACTCCTCCTTTTTGGGACGAGACTGCTGTTTCACGTATCGGTTAACATCGATAACACAGATTTACCAGCATTTACTGGCTCGGAGAGTAACTTTGCCGTCCGAAGATCCCAAACGATCGACTCGCAGGCAGCGTCTACTTGGAGGTATCGTGCGGTCGCTACACGTCTCGCGATATTCACGCGTGATTTGGTGACCAAACAGGATGTAGGTCAAACgtaattctgtttttgtttgtttttgaagtaaaatttaaaataaaatttcgCAGAGCATTCATCATAAATCATCGATTCATTTCAAGGTTCTGGAGTTATACATCAcaaatatttaatgcaaatattaAAGAGAACTTAATGGACATGGAGGcagtatatttaaaataaatcaacacaTGAATATTCAGGAATATTGAGCGATATATTtgctaaattattttttattgtagttAAACGTCATTACGGTGAATGAAGACAATGAAGGTATCCAGGCTATTCATATTGTCACAGAGTTTTAATTTTTACACAACCCATCTTTGTCACTCAAATAAATTGAATCTGCAACATTtaccatttatttaaattaatcaATTTATTTCAACTGTAATAAACCACTTATTCTTCGAAGCACAGGTCACTCTTGTCATGTTTAGAGTCAGCATTCACATTTTCTTTGCACTGTTTAAACGATCTTGTTCTTCGTGGAGCCATCTTATTGACAGTAACACAAACTCAAAACCTGCAGGGATCATGTCATTGCTCTGTGACCTTAAACAAAGTTATGCAAACTCTGTTGTTCCCTGGCAGCGGCGATGGACACTGAGGCGAGCGGAGGTTAAAATTAACAGCGACAATCTCTCCGCTGACCCCACGTGTCCTCATGTCTGTCAGCCACGCAGATGTGTGGAGAGGAAAACTGGatctaaaacacacaaaaacatgaacagaGAAGAACAGATCACATCTTTTAGTaacatatttcaaatgttatttgcACAAATATGTTGCTGAGTTTTGTGAGGGCGGGCCAGTGCAAACAATATGAACAAGAAAGGCCGACAAAGGCACGAGTGCCTTTATTATACTGAGTATACGGGGTGTCTCATTACaagaatttgtttttcatagcacaaaatgagcaaataataatagtgatgtcactgtgatgtgcaaaggaggtttcagattTGAGGACCTTATATGCAGCAGCATCTGACTCTGACCATGTCACAGCCATGATCGAGATTAAGCTGTTCAGGAACAACCAGATGACAGTGTTCTGTTTGCTTCCACAGAGAGCAGACTGACCtgcagcgcgtgtgtgtgtgtgtgtgtgtgtgtatgtgtgtgtgtgcagttgcACAGCAGCCAATATGAAAGCGAGGATCCTTTTTAACATATGTCAAAATATATCAACGGCAAATCCAACTAATAAACACAAGAAGTCTTTGTAATTGTAACTTTATTAGACTTTGTTTGGTTGAACagcttctctgaaaaaaaataaaaggccaATCAGTTTGGCTTCTAATTGgtatcaggtgtgtgtgtgtgtgtgtgtacatgcctgtgtttatgtgtgtgtttgcatttgtgAGTGCAGCAGCTGCACTCCATTACTGTGATTGTCGACGAGAGGATAAAACTCAGTGAGGAGGGTCTCTGGTATCTGCCTTTCTTCACAGAAGCATCATGAAGGGTATGCTTAACATGAGGTCAGTAAAAGCAATGTCACCttgtttcttctgcttctctgaGCCAAAGTGCAACGGTTCCCTGCTGAAGCTTTGATACATTTCTGGATGTACAGGGTCTTTCACTTATCTGCTGTGTaatgtctttttctttctcctaAATTGCTTTTCTCTATAGCAGACCTCAAAACTGTGGCCTGAGCTTCATTTTTAAGGGTTTTATTTATGATATTGTTCTTGCATTTCAATATTGCTTTCCATAGAAAAAGTGACTTGATTCACTTACAATTTGCTTTGATTATataaatgaatttaattttAGAACGTTTATTTTAATTACAAATTTGCTGTTTATTGCTGTGACAATTGCTTAACCAATCCTTGTAATACATGAACTAGTGGCTATTTTCATCACTCTAATTCTTTGTTCTTGATGAACCATGGGGATCTCATTGGGTTTTAAAGTTGCCAAAGCCTGACTAACAGTGACTTCTTTTCAGGGTTATTGGCTTGTGCCTACTGATTGGTGGAAGCTTCAGCTTTCCAGTGACCCGAGTTGGTAAGTTTCAAGTCAAATTGGTCTGGAAAGACTCGTGTTGAATTTTGTTCTCTCTTAGATTACAACAATCCTGTCCGAGTTGGGTTTGGACCCAGATCCTACAACCCGCAAACTGCACACACTCAGGGGATGGCACCATTTGAGTCACAGCTCCTAGTGAATAAACCGTCCAACACTGCAGTTCATGTCCCTTCTAGTGGCTATTACCCATACTGGCAGGAGTTGGCGCAGCAAGTGTTTCAGCCAGATGATCCCAAGCAAGTGGCTGCTCCGGCACCTCAGCAGCAAGTTTATCTCCCACCTCAGCAGCAAGTCCAGCTAGCTGCTCCGGCACCTCAGCAGCAAGTCCAGCTAGCTGCTCCGGCACCTCAGCAGCAAGTTTATCTCCCACCTCAGCAGCAAGTCCAGGTCGCTGCTCCGGCACCTCAGCAGCAAGTCCAGCTAGCTGCTCCGGCACCTCAGCAGCAAGTTTATCTCCCACCTCAGCAGCAAGTCCAGGTCGCTGCTCCGGCACCTCAGCAGCAACTTTATCTCCCACCTCAGCAAGTTCAGCAACTAGCTGCTCCTGCTCCACAAGCCCAGCAGCAGTTATCGCTGCCTGTTCAGCAGCAGGCCCAGGTAGCTGCTCCTGCCCCCCAGCAGGTTCTGCTCACACCCCAGCGGCATGTCCTACTTGCTGCTCCCCAACAGCCCCATGTCCAAGTCAAACCCCCGCAGCAAGTGCCACAACCTGCTCCCCAGCAGCAGTTCCTACTGACTCTGCCCCAGCGGCAGGTAGCGGCATTACCCCAACTGCTACAGCAGCAACCGCTGGCTCCCCAAGTCCCAGTGCCCCAACAGCAAGTTCAATCAGTGGTGCCGCAGCAGGTGCCCCAGGAACAACTGCCCCAGCAGGAAGTGCTGCAACAAGCCCAACCAGTGGTGCCTCAGCAggtgcctcagcagcaggtgctGCAGCTGCCCCAGCAACAAGCCCAACCAGTggtgcctcagcagcaggtgctGCAGCTGCCCCAGCAACAAGCCCAACCAGTGGTGCCCCAACAGCAAGTGCAGCAACTGCCGCCGCCGCAGGCCCCCAAGAAGCCGCTGCCCCCGCCGCCGCAGGCCCCCAAGAAGCCGCTGCCCCCGCCGCCGCAGGCCCCCAAGAAGCCGCTGCCCCCGCCGCCGCAGGCCCCCAAGAAGCCGCTGCCCCCGCCACAGGCCCCCAAGAAGCCACTGCCCCCGCAGGTCCCGCCGCAGCTGCCCCAGCAACCACTGCCCCAGTGGCAACTGCAACTGCTTCAGTACCCACTGCAGCTCCCCCAGCACCAACTGCCACAGTTGCCAGCCCAACCAGTGCTCCCCCAGCAGCCGGTGCTCCCCCAGCAT
This window contains:
- the thrap3b gene encoding thyroid hormone receptor-associated protein 3b isoform X2 codes for the protein MSKAADSPVKVRSKSRSKSRTYSRSHSRSQSRSRSRKRHYSSRSRSRSRSHSPSYKSHPPWDYQNKRGSFRGYNRGYRRPFHYRGRNRGYYARGHYQNRGGGGGYGYKSNWHGGGRGGWHDRRRDQDHGSPRRGRSRSRTPRKRSSSHSRSRHTDRSSSGHSRRSSKSSHSRSSSPRRPSNKRSKDTKDKQPDGQMKKSDGITIEKASGGKWIEYDASPKRASPGDVKKDEHGSDSKGSMWRTVGSTSSPADDSPTKSEHEASSGGQSRVSAALKKYMSENKGSKQAADKESSREKDQKVDREKDKSTKSGDMFSISVSCLSDSKEDKTLPFFDPEEEEFLKSHGLKDGDLEEEGEIKAGVTPRDIFGKWGDEPSYSTSYPSVKSKSRRDEDEEVSDHAEDEQYRTRKHPKKEKSKKKEKKEKEKAKRSLSPPSTSRSKDRALFPSAYASSKESPPKRLTSSREDFERKVSSLDEMSSISLSKDHFLSQDVVNPLQKDPEFRSIFQHIKTAQLCRSPSELFAQHVVSILHYVRAQHVSRDITFSERFAMYQKKAAEAEKMAPRKSPEIHRRIDVSPSAFKRHSHLFDDLEEAGYKDSSRKFKGDVMDLRLDIERRKRFGAKESEYRREGAASPEGSRGASREKSSEKSGKHHKKSKKNKKKRDRSPSSSSSSSSPSPSPQPFKGKEFMGEGPGRPDEGYFQARHPPRDYQGPRDHEGQHMERGRGRGFFPRVRGRGWNRGNYPGNNNSNGNPANMNPAVRPPEEEWDPEYTPKSRKYYLHDDREGKKFWVDRPPRGSFPARRGMGVYRRGGGASPKWTHDMFQRGDDSLKDAGMDDSA
- the thrap3b gene encoding thyroid hormone receptor-associated protein 3b isoform X1, yielding MSKAADSPVKVRSKSRSKSRTYSRSHSRSQSRSRSRKRHYSSRSRSRSRSHSPSYKSHPPWDYQNKRGSFRGYNRGYRRPFHYRGRNRGYYARGHYQNRGGGGGYGYKSNWHGGGRGGWHDRRRDQDHGSPRRGRSRSRTPRKRSSSHSRSRHTDRSSSGHSRRSSKSSHSRSSSPRRPSNKRSKDTKDKQPDGQMKKSDGITIEKASGGKWIEYDASPKRASPGDVKKDEHGSDSKGSMWRTVGSTSSPADDSPTKSEHEASSGGQSRVSAALKKYMSENKGSKQAADKESSREKDQKVDREKDKSTKSGDMFSISVSCLSDSKEDKTLPFFDPEEEEFLKSHGLKDGDLEEEGEIKAGVTPRDIFGKWGDEPSYSTSYPSVKSKSRRDEDEEVSDHAEDEQYRTRKHPKKEKSKKKEKKEKEKAKRSLSPPSTSRSKDRALFPSAYASSKESPPKRLTSSREDFERKVSSLDEMSSISLSKDHFLSQDVVNPLQKDPEFRSIFQHIKTAQLCRSPSELFAQHVVSILHYVRAQHVSRDITFSERFAMYQKKAAEAEKMAPRKSPEIHRRIDVSPSAFKRHSHLFDDLEEAGYKDSSRKFKGDVMDLRLDIERRKRFGAKESEYRREGAASPEGSRGASREKSSEKSGKHHKKSKKNKKKRDRSPSSSSSSSSPSPSPQPFKGKEFMGEGPGRPDEGYFQARHPPRDYQGPRDHEGQHMERGRGRGFVSSNAASSIDTKLRGRRHISSLFLCLQFPRVRGRGWNRGNYPGNNNSNGNPANMNPAVRPPEEEWDPEYTPKSRKYYLHDDREGKKFWVDRPPRGSFPARRGMGVYRRGGGASPKWTHDMFQRGDDSLKDAGMDDSA
- the LOC128757138 gene encoding putative uncharacterized protein DDB_G0271606, whose protein sequence is MKGMLNMRVIGLCLLIGGSFSFPVTRVDYNNPVRVGFGPRSYNPQTAHTQGMAPFESQLLVNKPSNTAVHVPSSGYYPYWQELAQQVFQPDDPKQVAAPAPQQQVYLPPQQQVQLAAPAPQQQVQLAAPAPQQQVYLPPQQQVQVAAPAPQQQVQLAAPAPQQQVYLPPQQQVQVAAPAPQQQLYLPPQQVQQLAAPAPQAQQQLSLPVQQQAQVAAPAPQQVLLTPQRHVLLAAPQQPHVQVKPPQQVPQPAPQQQFLLTLPQRQVAALPQLLQQQPLAPQVPVPQQQVQSVVPQQVPQEQLPQQEVLQQAQPVVPQQVPQQQVLQLPQQQAQPVVPQQQVLQLPQQQAQPVVPQQQVQQLPPPQAPKKPLPPPPQAPKKPLPPPPQAPKKPLPPPPQAPKKPLPPPQAPKKPLPPQVPPQLPQQPLPQWQLQLLQYPLQLPQHQLPQLPAQPVLPQQPVLPQHPAQLVLPQQPVLPQQPAKPVAPQQPVLPQQPAKPVAHQQQQTPAVIAQQAPTLPEEIPVPEDEDAEQLVQTWNVYPHQAPLEVPSETSPPLPSSYIIQSRNGYKRELELYSHMTYSPDGVGIVSLPETPVKHGIKV